A stretch of DNA from Planococcus antarcticus DSM 14505:
GACAACTGATGCGCCAAGCATCAATCTGTTCTTTGTACAATCCCTTTTTCCGGCAGTATTCCGCGAGTTCCGTTTGCGTCATTGCGTAGGTTTCCAGCACCACCAGAAACTTATCTTCACTGTTCCAGCGTTCGGATGCTTGGTCATTTCCCGGTGTCGCTTGTCCGGCACTGCGTGCTTGTTTTCGCCATTTATAAAGTGTTTGTTTGGAAATTCCGAGATCTTCCGTGATGCTTTTAACGGATTCGTTTTGAGGGGGCATCATCCGTTTCAGGATAGCGTCCTTCTGTTCTTTCGTATAACGCGTTCTATTTTCACTCGTCATGTCGCACAACCTCCATCTAATAATTAAAGTATAACAGGAGAGTTTCGTACGACAACCAGCCTAACACAGGGGGACAAGCTCTCCTATATTAAAGCCTAACCAAGCTCCCAGGAACGGGAAAGGATAACTAGGAAAGTCCAACGTTAAAGAGTTAAAATCCGTAACAAATAATAAAACGGCAATACCCACACCTACAACACTAACAATGACAACTTCAATTATTTTGTTTCGCTTCCATCGCTTTTCTCCCAAACGATTTCTATCAAACTTTTGCACGCGTTTACTTGTTTTTGTACCAATAGATCTTCCCGTTTTTAGAGTGTACAAAGTGAGCACTACCATTATCCATATAAACACAAAAAATGTTCCTATGGTGAGCGCATGCTTTCCACTATCAGTAAAATAAACAAGAATCACGAATAACAGCAACATATAAATATTATCTTGAACTAGTTTTTTCTTTTTTAAGTGTTTAATTTCTTGTATATCCCATTCTTCTGTATACATATTGTCCTCCTTTTAAATGGAGCATCTGCTTTTATGTTGTTTAAGCATCAGGTTCTTGCTAGTAAGTTGCTTTAGAGTTTGAAAGATTTACAACTTTAAAACACGCTAATACCACGTACCCAAATACTAATCCGGCAACTGTTGGGACAGTCGTTCCGCCGAAAAGAAGAATGTTCGGAATAGAAAGCCAACCTTCTCCTAAAGGTGAAAACGGCAAGAAAGTCATCAGTACGATATAAAGCGCGGGTACTCCAATTGCTACTGGGAATAAAGCAATGTACGCTTGAAGCGGAAAAATAGTGAAAGTCATTTGAGATTTTTCAGCTACCTGTGCCTGTAGCTGCATTCCTAAATACAATATTAACCCGATAGCTAGTGTCCAAATAAAATCATATAAAAATTGCTTCAAACTAAACTCCCCCTTGTTATTTTATTGAATAAATCATTCTGATTCATAGACGTAAATGGGTGAGAACCGTTTCATTTCTTTGGAAACAAGCTTATTTACGCAGATAACTCCAATTTTTATCTTACTTCTGATAATCAGTGATATATAAACTAGATTTCATAAAATCTACTTTTACATCATTAGAACTTCCTTCGCTCGGTGTCCATAAGCAAAAATCTCGAGGGAAATTTATTTTTATTAGGATTTTCTAATTTGCAGATAAACTCTAAACTATTGCCATCTGGGTCACTAAAATGAATTTTAGCATGTGCATAATCACTATACGGCATAACAAAAGGCTCTGTCGGTTCAAAACCAAAGGCTTTTCTCAGTTCATATCCACGGTCTTTCAACGATTTTACAGTATTTTTCAATCCCTCAACTGAAACTTCGAAGGTAAGGTGTCTTATGGACGGATGATATTCCACTTCAACTTTCTCAGTTTTCCATAGACCCAACCAACTTTTGTCTTTTTCAATCCAAAGAAAAGCTAAATCATCTTCAATTTGATGATCGAACTCCAACCCTAATACTTTGTAAAATTCAACTGAATAACTTAAATTACTCACTGGCAAGTGTGCTTCATAAAGACCTTTAATCAAAACAATTATCTCTCCCTTCCTTTCTTTTCACTTTACTTGAACTGTTTCTTTCACTCTACACAACTTTTGATTGAAAATCGGATAATTCAGACATTATTATTCTTAACCTACCCATTACTTTATACTTTTCCAGGTGAAAAAGCTGAGGCAAATCCTTCGAATTTTTTACTTTCGCTAATATCCGACATGTAAACAACACTAATTTAAACTTTGGTCTTCTACTTGTTTTGTTAATTTTGCAATTATAAAATCTGGCCGATCAAGATGCACAGAGTGCCCCGACTTTTCAGCGCACATTAATCTGTTACTACTCGAAATCTCTGCTTGTTCTTTGATCAATTGTTCCCATGTATCTTCACGAAGTATTAATTCTGATTCAGGTAAACTTTCTTCCACTTTATGTTGAATAACGTATTTCTTGTCCCGCTCTATTACCAAAAGAGTGAGATTTGGAAACTGCTCTAGTTTTTTGATTCATATCTCATCAGCTTTTCAAACCTCCGCTTCACACTCCTCATCGCTTTATATAAGATGGGTTTCCGCTGAAATTTAATCAATCGTTCTTGTGTAGGTGAAGGCAATCTTTTCTGGTTTTCAGTTAAAGTCGACTGATTACTTCTGTTAAGTGCAGTTCCACTGAGATTCGCATAAGTGCTACACTCTTCATACCATTCTTCATCGGAAGACTGTTCGTTTAAGACAGGAAGATTTAAACTATCTAGTCTTTTCAAATCTTCGGAAGTAGAATCCATCAGAATTAACGTTTTCACTTTAAAAGGATATAGCTTCGTAAACTGCTGTGCCCACAGTCCACTATATAAGTGTCCAATCGGAATAATCAATTCATCTATTCACAGAATGTTTAACAACTGATTAACTTTTTCTAGTCCCATCGATGCGCCATTGAACATCAAAACGGCAGGCATCATGTTTTCTAGATTCGATAGATTTTCTACATCATCACCTAAAGATCTTATTTCTTGTTTATCTAAAGTGGATTCGATGATTTCATTGGATTCCATGTGAAGAACTTTCAATAAGTTTTTGTGTTTTTTGGATTCATAGCTTATCGTGTTATCGTTATCTAACTTAATAACGGCAGTGATTTCTCTTTCTGTATCGGCCACGTAGATGAAGACAACGAGTACGAGCACTGCCTTAAATAGCTCGATGTAGAAGTAGACAAAAGGAGAAAAGCATGGCTAATTAGCACCGCTTTTCTCCTTTATATTTGTTAGTAGAATAACTACTAGTTCTGATAAGATGCCACACATAAACTAGCTATTGAATAGTTTCAAATTACAAAATACACCATTTTAGTGTTTTGTTTATCGAGGACATAAACCACAAACAACTACTTACCAAATCGATTTGGCCCATTCTGGATGGTCGATGAACGGGTTGCGGTTGCCTTGGATGTCTTCGATTTTTTCGTTGCGCTGCTGTTCCCAAGCGCTGACAGGATCTTGTGCATGCCACTCCAGCAAAACGGAAATTTTGCCGTGGTAAGGCGTTGAACCATTATTCACCTGGTCATTCAGTTCCAAGTCCACCGCGTCACCCGACTCGTAGCGGACTACCATGTAAAACAGCATACGGGCGACGTCGCCTTTTACATCATCCGGTGGTTCCCAGGAAGTAGTTGTGCGCAAGCAACCATCGCAGCCACTCACTGCAGTGCCGCCGTAATCAAAGTCCAGGTTGCCACGCAGCCCGTTCACTTGTACATCGGTCGGGCGCAAATGATGGATATCCGTCCCCGCTCCCATTGCTGTTCCAAAGCTGCCATGAGACTTCGCCCATGTGTGTTCGCGATTCCAGTCGCCGACATTGCCGCCGTTCAAAGATTTCGAACGCGACTGTCCGCTATACAGTAAGAGGACGTTGTTCAAATTGTTCGGGTCTTCGTCCGTTATGTTCAATGCGTCCCATACTTGTGAATAACTGAGTTGAAAGTGATCATCGATGATTTCATGGAGTTCCGCTTTCAATGCTGTCCCCTGTAAACCATTTGCTGTTTCATAATAAGCAGATGGGGCTGGAGCAGGAGCTGGCGTTTCACCAAATCCATCCATCGTGTGACTCCCAAGGTGCTCAAATGTATCAACAGGATACGCAATCCAATCAGTCGAAGGGTCGAATGCGTCATCCACTACGCTGCCGCCAACTTGTATATCCGGATTGCGGACCAACGTGACATCTTTCATATTTTCAATGCGCGCTCCCACTTGGCCAATCGAATCGATTGGTACTCCATCTTTTTCCAGTATCAATGCATCATCGCCGTTAAAATTGATCACACTGGTGTCTTGCAGATTTCCTTTGCCTTGAATCACCGAATCTGCGCCGCCATGATAAAGGACTACTGTATCACCGCTAGCAACATTACCGGAAAGCGCCATCTCACTTTGCGCAGATGTGTTGCCATTTGCATACAACGCTAGTGAATAAGGACTCAACTCGATTGAAGCGCCTGTGCCATTGTAAATTTCGATGGCTTTGTTCAGGTTGCTGCCCTCAATATATTCCGAAATAAAAAGGTCGCTTGCTGGTGCAGCTGCTTGAACCGTCATCTGTGAACTCGGCGCCCACAGGCTCGCAGCGACCCCCACTGATAATAGCACCTTTGCTGATTTGTTCCATAATCTTTTGTCCATCGTGTCGTCGTCCTCCTTTTTTTGGGAAAAACGTTTCTGTTTTCCCTGCTGTTTTCTGTGACTGTCTTCCGATACATTTTGTGAATTATTAATATTTTTTTACTTTAATTTACATTTTTATATCCTATTGTTAAACTTTACCGAATGCATTCCTCAGAGTCAATGTTATTTAGCGAAAATTACATAAAGTTAATAAAACATAAAACGCTCTGCAGAAATTGTTTACGTAGCTTGCACACACAATTTCTGCAGAGCGTTCTAATACAATTTCCATCTAGTTGACGCGCTGACGAAGCGAATATATTATTTTTTCTGAACGATTTACTTGCCTTTCTTTCCCTTCGGAGTTCTTTGGAACAAGGGAGATGAGTGTGACTTATTTGCTAATAAGTTACACTCATCCACCGTTATGTAAACTGCAAATTCCAGATAAAAGTGCGATACTAAGAACTAAATAAGTTGAACGAATGATTCCAGGTTGTTAATGTTCCGCCAATCAGCTGCTAAGATCTGGCGCTGAACGAACTCGGGCCTGCCCGAGTGGATTTCTTTCCATGTCACTTGCGCTGCTCTCATAACAGTCTCCGCTGATTTGCTCCGTATCTTGATGACTTGTTACTCAAGGGTGCTTAGAAGAAAGAGCGCAAGTCGGCGAAGGGCAAAGATGTGCTCCTGCATCGCTGCGCTAGCTTCGTCGCAAAGCCGTTGCCCGAACTCTCTTCGTTCAATGACTTTCCTGCTGGAGCAGTGAAGCGACATCCTGGAGACCCCGCAGGAGCTTGCGACGAGGAGGCTGGGGCGAGGTCCTTGGCAACTGGCACCGCGACGTCCTGTCGCGCCAGTTGCATGACCCACATCCTGTGGGCCCAAAGCGTCCGTCTGGAGCGATTTCTTCGTTTCCCTACCTCATTGAGTTGAAAAAGCTGTTTCTTTAATTCAACTTATATAAATAATAAATTAACTACTCAGAGATATTTTACAATGCAAACCTCCTTTTAAATTTACTGGATGAAAGCTGAACTTAACATGTGTTTTCCTCAAAAAAGAATGCTTCGAGAATAATCGCTGTGACCATTGCATGTACCATCACTCGTTAGTTCAGCAAGAGTTCTAATGTTCTCTACGTTTATTTATCATTTATTTCGTAATACTCATTCTTATCACTGCTTAGAAGAGTCTTGTTCTTACCGAATTCTTCGATTACATCAATAACCTCCGTAGATCTATCTTTGTAGATTAATTGAATCTTGTATCTTGGTTCAGTTGCAATTTTATATTCAGCATTTAGGTGGCTTGCTTTATTTAATATGCCTCTAACAGCAGCTATCTTTTTTCTATCAGTTGTAGTTTTTTCCTCTTCAAATGCTTCAACAAATATAAAAACTAACATCTTCATTATCAGTATCTTTTTTACATATTCCTCCCCCTCTATTTTTAATCCCATCATCAGTTTTTCTTTTAACTTCTCGAGTTTTCTCTCTCGCATGCCATTTTTTCTTTCAGGTCGGTATTTAATAATAAGCTGGACTTTAAACTAATAAGAGCTTGAATGTAACCTAACTGCACTTATGTTACATTCAGTTTCAGTAATTCTGTGATTATTTTTCTTTTAATTCAGCTGCCCGTATCTTGAACCATTCATGTGGTATTCAAATTTGGAGATGTCCATCTTCATTAGCTTTTCTTTTATGAGAATATGGTCGAAAGTTTACTAGATAAAACAGTTCGTAAACGTGTCAAAACACTTTTCGATATTCTGCGACCTATTGACTTTAAAGAATTTTCACACGATACTACGAGCTCTAAACTCAAGCAAAATTACAGAATATCAAATTTGCTACTTACGAATATTCCTTTGTCATGTTAGTATGTCAACACACCAAACGAGACGACCAAAGCAACTCTCAACAGAGATTTTTTACCAACTATTTTCTCGTTATCCTACAAAAAAGTAGCTCCACCACTCCCTTTACTACCAACCTACCAGGCGTGGCGTGGCGCGTCCGTGGGCTAAGCGACGAGCTTGCGCAGGAGCAATCGTCTTTGCTCTACCCAAAGCGACCGAATCCGATCTGCTCTTTTATATCGGCCTTGGCCTCGAAGGGTTTATTGACAGCGCTAAAAATACACTTAGCGAAGAAAATGTGGAACTTGTCGCCACTGCTGATGCCATTTCCGATGAAGAATTAGAATCTGGTCAATCACATGGAGAAGAAAGTCTTGAGAATCACGAACATGAACACCATGACGAAGAAAATCACGATAATCATGCTGAAGAGGAAAGCCATGACGATGATTCTCATAAAGAAGAAGGTCATGATGAGCATGATCATGGGTCTGTAGATCCACATCTTTGGATTTCTCCAGTGTTGAGTCAGAAGCTTGCTGAATCAATTAAAAACTCACTAGTAGAGGCAGATGCAGAAGGCGCTGAACTATACGAAGCAAATTTTGATGAGCTTGTCAGTGAATGGGTACAACTGGATCAGTCTTTCGCTGAATTATCAGACCAGGTTGAAAACAAGACATTCTTCGTTTCACATGCTGCATTTGGATACCTTGCGGACACATACGAGTTTGAACAAGTGGCGGTTGCCGGGTTGAACAGCGAGGATGAACCCTCTCAAAAAGAATTGACGGAGATTGTTGATCTTGCAAAAGAGAAAGAAATTGACTATATCGTTTTTGAACAGAATGTATCATCCGATTTAACAGAAATCATCCAAAAAGAAGTCGGTGCGGAGGCGATTGAGATGCATAATTTAAGCGTCTTGACTCAAGAAGATCTGGATAACGGGGAGACCTATTTCACGTTGATGGAAAAGAATCGTGACGTGTTGGAAACCATTCTGAAGTAAGTCGAAGTACTGCGAAACTTGCGGTGCTTTTTAATATTTTACTTCTAGAAAAGATACTCGCACGGGAAAGGAGAAGATGGTCTATGTATAAATGGATAATTGTTGGTGGAGGAATCCAGGCGACTGAACGGATACCAAATAATCTATAGATTAAGCTTTCCTAACTATCCATGTATTGACTTCTAAAATAGGGTTCGGAACTCCAAAAATGACTAATCTTGTTTTCAAGAATTTTTGAAATCAACAATAGAAAATCACCCTCTGCAGAAAAACTAGTGCAAAACCAGCTTTTCTGCAGAGGGTGAATTTTCTTGATCAATAGTTATCCTTTTCCAGCTATACAAATCGTTTTTTTCTATAATTATAACAAGGTGAGAAGCGATCCGTAAATCACAATTATTCAAATTAGCAGTTTTTTAATAGACCAGCATGCTGGACAGAATCGCGTCCGATGTAAAATCCATCGACTCGCGTATCGAATGAGTCCGGAAGGGTTTATAGAAAGCACAAATCATTATGTGTAAGACTGCCTTCCATCAAAGATTTTTGATCTTTCGGTTGTTCCACAACCTATCGTAAAAGGCAAGAATTCTAGAATAGACAAAAAAGCCGACAGAAAAATCAGGGCAATCATAAAGAGGTCTCTCTGCCATCCGCTTTTAATGATTCCCAGATTAGCCACAAATGTGAACAGTAGAATTGAAACGGATTGCGTAGCACCATAATATGGTTTAACTCAAAAACCGTGGCCTTATCGCCACTTTTTTAGCGAAAAAGGTTATAAACAAGTATCAACAGCTTTTACTCCAAATGAAACATACTTTATTTCTAGACACTTCCTAACTACTATAACGCCCCAACCGACTGCTCTTTTGACACAGTTTCATTCTCCCCGATAAGATCATAGGTCAAACAAATTGGCCTTCCGTTTCGAGGACTCATTACAATTTCAGCATCAATATTGAATGCATCTCGAAGCACTTCAGAAGTCATGACTTCTGAAGGAGTGCCTTCTTTTACAATGTTCCCATTTTTTAGCGCAATCATGTAATCTGCGAAGCGGGCAGCGTGGTTCAAGTCGTGGATGACCATGACAATCGTCCGCCCCTCCTTTTCGTTCAGTTGTTGTAATAATTTCAAGACCTCCAGTTGATGGGCCATATCAAGATAGGTTGTGGGTTCATCCAGTAGCAATAAGTCTGTTTCCTGAGCAAGTGCCATCGCGATCCAAACGCGTTGTCGTTGTCCACCTGATAATTCGTCAATTGGACGCTTCGCAAAGGGCACCAATCCAGTCACCTCCATTGCCGTTTGAACGATCTCCTTATCTTTCTTGCTTAGCCGACCGAAACCGTTTTGATGAGGAAATCGCCCATAAGAAACCAGTTCAATCACATTCAATCCACTTGGGGCTTCAGGCGTTTGAGGAAGTATTGCCATCTTCTTTGCAATTTCTTTGGTGGATGTTTTATGAATGGCTTTCCCATCCAAGTAAACAGCACCGGTCTTAGCATCCAACAGCCGTGATATGGTTTTTAATATAGTGGATTTTCCACATCCGTTTGGGCCAATGATTGTCGTTACTTTCCCCTCAGGTATATCAAGGTTCAGTCCACTCACTATATCCAGATCCCCATACGCTACTCCAAGCCGTTCTGCAGTTAATTTCGTCATACGATCCTTCCTCTCTAGTTGGTCTTCATTAATAGATAGATAAAGTAAGGTGCTCCAATGGCCGATACGAC
This window harbors:
- a CDS encoding ABC transporter ATP-binding protein; its protein translation is MTKLTAERLGVAYGDLDIVSGLNLDIPEGKVTTIIGPNGCGKSTILKTISRLLDAKTGAVYLDGKAIHKTSTKEIAKKMAILPQTPEAPSGLNVIELVSYGRFPHQNGFGRLSKKDKEIVQTAMEVTGLVPFAKRPIDELSGGQRQRVWIAMALAQETDLLLLDEPTTYLDMAHQLEVLKLLQQLNEKEGRTIVMVIHDLNHAARFADYMIALKNGNIVKEGTPSEVMTSEVLRDAFNIDAEIVMSPRNGRPICLTYDLIGENETVSKEQSVGAL
- a CDS encoding metal ABC transporter solute-binding protein, Zn/Mn family, coding for MARPWAKRRACAGAIVFALPKATESDLLFYIGLGLEGFIDSAKNTLSEENVELVATADAISDEELESGQSHGEESLENHEHEHHDEENHDNHAEEESHDDDSHKEEGHDEHDHGSVDPHLWISPVLSQKLAESIKNSLVEADAEGAELYEANFDELVSEWVQLDQSFAELSDQVENKTFFVSHAAFGYLADTYEFEQVAVAGLNSEDEPSQKELTEIVDLAKEKEIDYIVFEQNVSSDLTEIIQKEVGAEAIEMHNLSVLTQEDLDNGETYFTLMEKNRDVLETILK
- a CDS encoding endonuclease, encoding MDKRLWNKSAKVLLSVGVAASLWAPSSQMTVQAAAPASDLFISEYIEGSNLNKAIEIYNGTGASIELSPYSLALYANGNTSAQSEMALSGNVASGDTVVLYHGGADSVIQGKGNLQDTSVINFNGDDALILEKDGVPIDSIGQVGARIENMKDVTLVRNPDIQVGGSVVDDAFDPSTDWIAYPVDTFEHLGSHTMDGFGETPAPAPAPSAYYETANGLQGTALKAELHEIIDDHFQLSYSQVWDALNITDEDPNNLNNVLLLYSGQSRSKSLNGGNVGDWNREHTWAKSHGSFGTAMGAGTDIHHLRPTDVQVNGLRGNLDFDYGGTAVSGCDGCLRTTTSWEPPDDVKGDVARMLFYMVVRYESGDAVDLELNDQVNNGSTPYHGKISVLLEWHAQDPVSAWEQQRNEKIEDIQGNRNPFIDHPEWAKSIW
- a CDS encoding VOC family protein translates to MIKGLYEAHLPVSNLSYSVEFYKVLGLEFDHQIEDDLAFLWIEKDKSWLGLWKTEKVEVEYHPSIRHLTFEVSVEGLKNTVKSLKDRGYELRKAFGFEPTEPFVMPYSDYAHAKIHFSDPDGNSLEFICKLENPNKNKFPSRFLLMDTERRKF
- a CDS encoding transposase, which produces MTSENRTRYTKEQKDAILKRMMPPQNESVKSITEDLGISKQTLYKWRKQARSAGQATPGNDQASERWNSEDKFLVVLETYAMTQTELAEYCRKKGLYKEQIDAWRISCLGANTGEINQTKRLSQELKEEKRRTAEVEKDLRKKEKALAEAAALLLLRKKARAIWGDPEDE